CCGTTGCTGGTAAGCCTGGTGGTCGGCAGCGGTGCTGGCGGCATCGATCTGGGCTCGACGCTGCTCGACCTCTGCGCCATGTTGCTGTTGCCGCTGGTGCTCGGCCAACTGTTGCGGCCGATGTTCGGCAAGTTCTTCGCCCGCCACAAGCGCTACACCAACATCGTCGACAAGCTGGTGATTCTGTTGCTGGTGTACTCGGCGTTCTGCAACTCGATGGTCTCGGGGATGTGGCAACAACAGGGCAACGGCGTAATTCTCAGCGCACTGATCGGCAGCGTGATCCTGCTGGCGGTCATCCTGTGGATGACTACCCGCACCGCTCGCGCACTGAAATTCAGCCCGGCGGATGAGATCGCTGCGGTGTTCTGCGCCAGCAAAAAATCCCTCGCGGCCGGTGCGCCGATGGCGGCGCTGATCTTCGGCGCCAACCCTGGCCTGGGCCTGATTCTGCTGCCGATCATGATTTATCACCCGTTGCAGTTGATCGTCTGCTCGGTGATGGCCGAGAGCTACGCCAACCGCAACCGTGAACGCGTCGCGCAGCAGAACGCCGAACTGATCAGCGCTCGATAATCGCCGTCACCCCTTGGCCGCCAGCGGCGCAGATCGAGATCAGGCCTCGGCCCTTGCCCGCCGCGTCGAGCAACTTCGCCAGGTTGGCGACGATGCGCCCGCCGGTCGCGGCAAACGGATGCCCGGCCGCCAGTGAACTGCCTTTGACGTTGAGGCGGCTGCGGTCGATGGAGCCCAGCGGCGCATCGAGGCCGAGACGGGTTTTGCAATACTCCGGATCTTCCCAGGCCTTCAACGTGCAGAGCACCTGCGCGGCGAAGGCTTCGTGGATTTCGTAGTAATCGAAGTCCTGCAAGGTCAGGCCATTGCGCGCCAGCAAACGGGGCACCGCGTACACCGGCGCCATCAACAGCCCTTCGGCGCCGTTGACGAAATCCACTGCCGCGGCCTCGCCGTCACGCAAATAGGCGAGGATCGGCAAGCCACGCTCCTTCGCCCATTCTTCACTGCCCAACAGTACCAGCGACGCGCCATCGGTGAGCGGCGTGGAGTTGCCCGCCGTCATCGTGCCCTTGGCGCTTTTCTCGAAGGCCGGTTTCAGCGAGGCGAGTTTTTCCAGGGTCAGGTCCGGGCGCAGGTTGTTGTCGCGGGTCAGGCCGAGGAACGGTGTCATCAGGTCGTTGTGCCAGCCTTCGGCGTAGGACGCGGCCAGGTTCCGATGGCTCTCCAGCGCCAGCTGATCCTGTTCTTCGCGGGGGATGTTCCAGGTTTGGGCCATCAACTCGCAGTGCTGGCCCATGGACAAACCGGTGCGCGGTTCGCCGTTGCGCGGGAACTCCGGTATCAAGTCCCGGGGACGCAGCTGCAGAAAGGTTTTCAGTTTGTCGCCGGTGGTCTTGGCGCGATTGGCTTGCAGCAGCACCCTGCGCAAACCTTCACTGACGCCGATCGGCGCATCCGAGGTGGTATCGACGCCACCGGCAATGCCGCACTCGATCTGTCCCAAAGCAATCTTGTTCGCCACCAGCAACGCCGCTTCAAGGCCCGTGCCGCACGCCTGCTGAATGTCATAGGCCGGGGTGCCGGGGGACAACCGTGAACCGAGCACACACTCGCGCGTCAGGTTCATGTCTCGGGACAGCTTGAGGACCGCCCCCGCGACCACTTCGCCGATCCGCAGGCCATGCAGGTTGTAGCGTTCGATCAGGCCTTCGAGCGCTGCGGTGAGCATCGCCTGGTTACTGGCGGTGGCGTAAGGCCCGTTGGAGCGGGCGAAGGGGATTCGGTTACCGCCAATAATCGCGACGCGGCGCAGCTGGGTCATGAAAAGCTCCTGTCAAAAAATCAGATGTAAACACCGGCCCTGCAGGAGCGAAGCTTGCTCGCGAAGGCGCCGGCACATTCAATATCTCCTCTGAATGAAACATCGTCTTCGCGAGCAAGCTTCGCTCCTACACTGTTCAAGCGTAGGCCTTATATCGTGGATCGAACGACTGATTGCCATTCGTGGTCCACACTTTGAACCCCAGCTGCCGGAGTGCGTTCCATGTCTGACCGTTATATCGACTTCGCCAATTCCTCCATCGGCCATCGTCTGGTCGGGGCCATGGGACTGCCGTCTCCGGTACGCCTGGAGCGGTGGCAAGCAGGCCGACTGCGGCCTGTCGAAGGGGCGCTGTTGATTGGCGGCGGCCCGCTGACAGAGAAAGTCAGCGCTTTTGCCAATCGCCTGACCGATGCGATCTACAGCTACGGCACTGACCCCTCGCTGGCCACCGCGTGGATTCCCGGCCACGGCCCCAAGCTCAAAGCCGTGGTGTTCGACGCCAGTGACCTGATGCAGACCGATCAGCTCAAACAGCTGCGCGAGTTCTTCCAGCCGCTGATCAAGAACCTCGATCACAGCGCGCACCTGGTGATTCTGGGGCGTGCGCCAGAGACGTTGACCGACCCGTTCGCCACCAGCGCACAGCGTGCGTTGGAAGGTTTCAGTCGCTCGCTGGCCAAGGAATTGCGCAGCGGCGGCACCTTGCAGCTGATCTATGTCGGTGACGGCGCCGAGGATCAACTCGAAGGGCCGCTACGGTTTTTCCTCTCGCCCAAAAGTGCGTTTGTGTCAGGCCAGGTGGTTCGTTTGAAGGCTTGCGATACGCAGGTGTCGGACTGGACTCGCCCACTGGCCGGGCGCAAGGCGCTGGTCACGGGTGCCGCGCGCGGCATTGGCGCTTCCATCGCCGAAACCCTGGCCCGTGACGGAGCCGAGGTCATCCTGCTTGACGTACCTGTGGCCAAAACCGACCTCGATGCACTCGCTGCGCGCCTCGGCGGGCGCAGCATCACCCTGGACATCTGCGCCGAAGACGCCGCCGCGCAGTTGATCGAACTGCTGCCCGACGGCGTCGACATCGTGGTCCACAATGCCGGCATCACCCGCGACAAAACCCTGGCCAACATGACCCCCGAATTCTGGGACGCGGTGCTCGCCGTCAACCTCAACGCGCCGCAAGTGCTGACCAAGGCCCTGCTCGACAGCGGCGCCTTGCATGACAACGGGCGGGTGATTCTGTTGGCGTCCATCAGCGGCATCGCCGGCAATCGCGGGCAGACCAATTACGCGGCGAGCAAGGCCGGGCTGATCGGTCTGGCCCAGGCCTGGGCGCCGCTGCTGAGTCAACGCGGCATCAGCATCAATGCGGTGGCGCCGGGGTTCATCGAAACCCAGATGACCGCGCACCTGCCGTTCGGCATCCGTGAGGCCGGGCGACGTATGAGTTCTTTGGGCCAGGGCGGCCTGCCACAAGACGTTGCCGAAGCCGTCGCGTGGCTCGCTCAGCCGGGGACCGGCGCGTTCACCGGGCAAGCGTTGCGAGTCTGCGGCCAAAGCGTCCTGGGGGCATGAACATGATCACCGATTGGCACACCCTCAACCGCGAACCGAGCCTGACGGGGCTGTACGTGAAGGCGGCAACACGGCGCAAAATCACCGGCACCACGCTGCCCGACACGGGATTGCGCTGCTGGCTCGAGGTCGATCCGAAACGCCTGGCGGCGTATCGCAAGGTCTGTGGTTTTGCCGATAACGGTTTGCTGCCGCCGACCTATCCACACATCCTGGCGTTTGCCTTGCAGATGCAATTGCTCACGGCCAAGGACTTTCCGTTCCCGCTGCTGGGGCTGATTCACCTGAGCAATCGCATTCGTGTATTGCGCCCCATGGGTGGGGTCAACCGCGTTCGGGTCAGCGTGCAGGTGCAGAACCTGCAACCCCATGCCAAGGGTGCGACGTTCGATCTGGTGACGTCGCTTGACGATCAGTTGGGGCCGTTGTGGGAAGCTGAAAGCCAGATGCTGTGCCGCGGGGTCAAGCTCGAAGGCGAACCGGTCGAGGACGTGTTGGCATCAACCCTGGAGATGACGCAAGTGGCTCGCTGGAATGCGCCGGCGGACATCGGCCGGCAGTACGCAAAAGTATCCGGGGACTACAACCCGATTCACCTGAGTGCCGCGAGCGCCAAGCTGTTTGGTTTTCCGACGGCCATTGCTCATGGGTTGTGGAACAAGGCCCGGACATTGGCAGCGTTGAGTGAGCATCTGCCCACGGCGAATGTCGAGATGGCGGTGCAGTTCAGGAAACCGGTGCGGTTGCCGAGTGAGGTGACATTGCTGGCCAGCGCGGCGGGGTCCAGTGGGGATTTCCAGCTGCTGGGGGCGGGGGATCTTGAACATATGGTGGGACATTGGCGGCCGATTGCCTGAACCGGTTGATCATCTGTGAAATCGCCGTTGCGAGCAGGTTCGCGCCTGCAGGGGACCGCGTTTGCGAGTTGTCTGAGGCAGTGAGCCTGCTCGCGAAAAGGGCTGGCTCAGTGATTGAAGTGCGCGCTTGGCTGCGGAAACAGGTTATTGAGTGTCTCCAGCAACCGCACGTGATAGATCGGCTTGCGGAACAGGTCGAGCACCTGCAAGCGCAGCATGTCGCTGACATCCTCCATGTCTGCATGGCCGGATGTCACGATCACGGGTAAATGCTGGCGGGAGGTGTGCTCGCGCAGCCGTTTGATCAGCGACATGCCGCTTTCCTCCGGCATGCGCAGATCGGTGATCACCAGGGCGATATCAGGATGGCGGGTCAAATGATTCAGAGCGAGTTTGACCGAGGTTGCGGTAAAGCAATTGAAGCCCTCACCCTCAAGCAGTTCCGCCAGTTCCAGCAACGCATCCTCTTCGTCATCGACCAGAAGGAGTTGTTGGCGTGGGAATGCGAGAGCGTTCATAGGGTTTTCCTGCGTTGGACTAAGCGCTGACGTTAGAACTACTCAGGCCCGTTGGCAAACGGCATCGATCAAGGCGCCGCCGCCGGCAGTACCGCCTTGATACTGGTGAAGATCGAAGTAATCGAACCCGAGATCGGCGTCATGAAGGCTGCCAGCGCGACCGCCGCCATCCCCGCGATAATGGCGTACTCAATACCCGAAGCCCCTTCGGTGTCTTTCGCCAGGTTGATGTAGAAGACGACTTCAGACTTCAGCCGCTGAACAAACTGAGTGAGGGACATGACGTTTTCTCCTTGGAGGGTGCCGGGTGTTGCATGGCCGCAACATGATTCCCCTGTGCCAGCATCAGCATTGTCGGCATTTCCCTTACCAACAACTGTAAGAACGTATTAATACTTAAGTATTAACCGGCCAATCGACGCCAAAAAACCAGGTTTGGCACGATAGCCTCTTACTTTCGTTAGATATTTTCCAAGGAGTAATGGCATTTTGATCTACCTGCGCTAACGTCAAATAGCGAAATAGTTAGAAGGTCAAAGCTGCCTGATTGCGAAGTTATCTCGTTGGACCTTACGAGTCATCAAGCAGCAGGAAAGGGAGAGCCGTGATGAACAGCCGAGTCACCATGGGTCTGGCCGGTTTTTTTCTGGTGGGTGCCATCATTGCCGGTTATTGGGGGCTGACACTGAGTCGACAACCGGCCCCCGACCCCGTCACACCGCCGAACGCTGTCGCCACCGCACCTGTTCCGGCACCTGCGCCGGTAGACGATCCCACCCGTCAACCCGTTGTCGTGCTGCTGCGCGATGTGGCGCCCTTCGTTCAAATCACCGCCGCCGACGTGACCCTGGAAAAACTGCGCACCGCCCCGGCCGGCAGTCTGACCAGACTCGATCAGGCCATTGGTCGCACGCCGTGGCGCGCACTGACCGCAGGCACCTGGCTCAACGCTGAAAGCTTCGAAGCCGGCAGTGCATTGTCGCGAATGATCCGGCCCGATGAACGTGCGCTCGCCGTCGCGGTGGATGAAGTGATCAATGCCGGCGGGCAACTGAGCCCTGGCGATTATGTCGACGTGATGCTGTTTCTGCGTGCAGACGCCAACAACGTTCAGCCGTCGGCTCAGGTCGTCATCCCCGCGTTGCGGGTGCTCGGCGTCGGCGAACAGCTGGGACTGACCAACGATGGGCGCCCGGCCAAACCGGTGCGCAGCAACGAAGAACAACTCAAGCAGGACCCACAGCGCACCAACGCCCGTTCGGTGGTGCTCGCCGTGCCCGAGTCGCTGCTGAGCCGGCTGATGCTGGCGACCCAGGCCGGGGTGCTGCGCCTGGCCGTGCGCAGTGCCGAAGAGAAACGCCTGGCGCAATATTGGGCCGGCGAAAACGATTCAAACGCCCACCTTGCCCGGGCTGATCGCGACCTGGTGCAGTTCAGCCAACTGGCCCTCGTCGGCCCCCCCAAAGCACTTACCCTCGGCAGCACGGCACCGCGCAAATCAGGCGTGGAAGTCATTCGCGGCAACCAAATCTCCCAACAAACCCCCTGAGTCGAGCAAGGACGCCTTTAAATGCGCAGACGTTCCATGTCCATGTTCCAAGGCCTGCTCTGTGTCTCCTTGCTGGGCGTTCAACCGCTCGACATGACATTCGCCGCCGCGGGCAATTGCTCTGCATTAGGGCCCCTGCCGGCGGTGCTGGAAGTCGGTGAAGGGTTGCAGCAGGAACTGCAATCGCCGGTAGCGATCACGCGACTGGCCGTGGGCGATCCGAAAATCGCCGACG
This region of Pseudomonas mandelii genomic DNA includes:
- a CDS encoding response regulator, which produces MNALAFPRQQLLLVDDEEDALLELAELLEGEGFNCFTATSVKLALNHLTRHPDIALVITDLRMPEESGMSLIKRLREHTSRQHLPVIVTSGHADMEDVSDMLRLQVLDLFRKPIYHVRLLETLNNLFPQPSAHFNH
- a CDS encoding acetyl-CoA C-acetyltransferase gives rise to the protein MTQLRRVAIIGGNRIPFARSNGPYATASNQAMLTAALEGLIERYNLHGLRIGEVVAGAVLKLSRDMNLTRECVLGSRLSPGTPAYDIQQACGTGLEAALLVANKIALGQIECGIAGGVDTTSDAPIGVSEGLRRVLLQANRAKTTGDKLKTFLQLRPRDLIPEFPRNGEPRTGLSMGQHCELMAQTWNIPREEQDQLALESHRNLAASYAEGWHNDLMTPFLGLTRDNNLRPDLTLEKLASLKPAFEKSAKGTMTAGNSTPLTDGASLVLLGSEEWAKERGLPILAYLRDGEAAAVDFVNGAEGLLMAPVYAVPRLLARNGLTLQDFDYYEIHEAFAAQVLCTLKAWEDPEYCKTRLGLDAPLGSIDRSRLNVKGSSLAAGHPFAATGGRIVANLAKLLDAAGKGRGLISICAAGGQGVTAIIER
- a CDS encoding Flp family type IVb pilin translates to MSLTQFVQRLKSEVVFYINLAKDTEGASGIEYAIIAGMAAVALAAFMTPISGSITSIFTSIKAVLPAAAP
- a CDS encoding 3-oxoacyl-ACP reductase, whose translation is MSDRYIDFANSSIGHRLVGAMGLPSPVRLERWQAGRLRPVEGALLIGGGPLTEKVSAFANRLTDAIYSYGTDPSLATAWIPGHGPKLKAVVFDASDLMQTDQLKQLREFFQPLIKNLDHSAHLVILGRAPETLTDPFATSAQRALEGFSRSLAKELRSGGTLQLIYVGDGAEDQLEGPLRFFLSPKSAFVSGQVVRLKACDTQVSDWTRPLAGRKALVTGAARGIGASIAETLARDGAEVILLDVPVAKTDLDALAARLGGRSITLDICAEDAAAQLIELLPDGVDIVVHNAGITRDKTLANMTPEFWDAVLAVNLNAPQVLTKALLDSGALHDNGRVILLASISGIAGNRGQTNYAASKAGLIGLAQAWAPLLSQRGISINAVAPGFIETQMTAHLPFGIREAGRRMSSLGQGGLPQDVAEAVAWLAQPGTGAFTGQALRVCGQSVLGA
- the cpaB gene encoding Flp pilus assembly protein CpaB, with the translated sequence MNSRVTMGLAGFFLVGAIIAGYWGLTLSRQPAPDPVTPPNAVATAPVPAPAPVDDPTRQPVVVLLRDVAPFVQITAADVTLEKLRTAPAGSLTRLDQAIGRTPWRALTAGTWLNAESFEAGSALSRMIRPDERALAVAVDEVINAGGQLSPGDYVDVMLFLRADANNVQPSAQVVIPALRVLGVGEQLGLTNDGRPAKPVRSNEEQLKQDPQRTNARSVVLAVPESLLSRLMLATQAGVLRLAVRSAEEKRLAQYWAGENDSNAHLARADRDLVQFSQLALVGPPKALTLGSTAPRKSGVEVIRGNQISQQTP
- a CDS encoding MaoC family dehydratase — protein: MITDWHTLNREPSLTGLYVKAATRRKITGTTLPDTGLRCWLEVDPKRLAAYRKVCGFADNGLLPPTYPHILAFALQMQLLTAKDFPFPLLGLIHLSNRIRVLRPMGGVNRVRVSVQVQNLQPHAKGATFDLVTSLDDQLGPLWEAESQMLCRGVKLEGEPVEDVLASTLEMTQVARWNAPADIGRQYAKVSGDYNPIHLSAASAKLFGFPTAIAHGLWNKARTLAALSEHLPTANVEMAVQFRKPVRLPSEVTLLASAAGSSGDFQLLGAGDLEHMVGHWRPIA
- a CDS encoding bile acid:sodium symporter family protein, whose protein sequence is MHAFKHLKRVVTDWFLCGMLIATLLAYFFPVFGATGGGMHAEYVINIGVFLVFFLHGVNLSSEQISHGLKNWKLHVMVQGFTFMVFPLIWLLSDKLLGSHVPSLLMLGFFYLCALPSTISSSVALTGSAGGNVPAAILNASLSSVLGIFLTPLLVSLVVGSGAGGIDLGSTLLDLCAMLLLPLVLGQLLRPMFGKFFARHKRYTNIVDKLVILLLVYSAFCNSMVSGMWQQQGNGVILSALIGSVILLAVILWMTTRTARALKFSPADEIAAVFCASKKSLAAGAPMAALIFGANPGLGLILLPIMIYHPLQLIVCSVMAESYANRNRERVAQQNAELISAR